A region of Tolypothrix sp. NIES-4075 DNA encodes the following proteins:
- the nblB gene encoding phycobilisome degradation protein NblB: MSINPESVKQMLSSEDLGDRLRAVNQIRDLEPAIGFELAQSAVTDSNARVRYSAVSLFDTLGKQNLDASLNILRDRLLNDPEPDVQAAAADCLGALKLHAAFEDMQQVYRTTPEWLVKFSIVATLGELGDPRAFELLKEALSSDNDLVKTAAISSFGELGDAQAIPLLAPYASNPDWQVRYRLVQSLNLLGGADAKSILETLAGDEVEAIATEAKKSLQSA, from the coding sequence ATGAGTATTAATCCTGAGTCTGTTAAGCAAATGCTTAGTTCTGAGGATTTGGGCGATCGCTTGCGTGCGGTTAATCAAATCCGTGATTTGGAACCTGCGATTGGTTTTGAGTTGGCTCAAAGTGCGGTTACTGACAGTAATGCCCGTGTACGCTATAGTGCGGTGAGTCTGTTTGATACTTTGGGCAAACAGAATTTAGACGCATCTTTGAATATATTGCGCGATCGCTTGCTCAACGATCCTGAACCTGATGTGCAAGCTGCCGCTGCTGACTGTTTGGGTGCTTTAAAATTACACGCAGCTTTTGAAGACATGCAGCAGGTTTACCGCACAACCCCAGAATGGCTGGTAAAATTTAGCATCGTTGCCACATTAGGAGAGTTAGGCGATCCGCGAGCTTTTGAGCTACTCAAAGAAGCTCTTTCCTCAGACAACGACTTAGTAAAAACCGCTGCCATTAGTTCTTTTGGTGAGTTGGGAGATGCACAAGCAATTCCCTTATTAGCACCTTATGCGAGCAATCCAGATTGGCAAGTGCGCTACAGACTGGTGCAATCTTTGAATCTTCTGGGTGGTGCAGATGCCAAATCTATATTAGAAACTTTGGCAGGTGATGAAGTAGAAGCGATCGCTACTGAAGCCAAAAAATCTTTGCAGTCAGCTTAA
- a CDS encoding M48 family metallopeptidase — protein sequence MTRKILTGLKSEAYEHPFDRKALASLKSMPGVSLLLKKINEYGIDRLLRLQCLGSEIRITPRNFPHLHQSLVETCQIIDVALLPELYLFQGTGHIETYIVGVEKPIIGINIDAMEWLNEDELLYILGYEVARIKSQHMVYHQMAFVMPTLKNLLSSTTLGVGGLVASGMELALYNWRMMARFTADRAGLLACQDIEVATTALMKLAGLPSEYLSATVIEEFVAQAREFASTNFDNVDQVTKILSYSENRLSWVVMRAGELLKWVDSGEYDNLIQQKSLKTPEEIEGWNFLTSW from the coding sequence ATGACGAGAAAAATATTAACTGGACTGAAATCAGAAGCCTATGAACACCCCTTTGATCGCAAAGCCTTGGCTTCTTTAAAAAGTATGCCTGGTGTCTCTCTGCTGCTCAAAAAAATTAACGAGTACGGCATTGACCGCTTACTTAGGCTGCAATGTCTTGGCAGTGAAATAAGAATCACACCCCGTAATTTTCCCCATTTGCATCAGTCACTTGTAGAAACTTGCCAAATTATTGATGTTGCTCTACTTCCTGAACTATATCTGTTTCAAGGCACAGGTCACATTGAAACCTACATTGTTGGAGTGGAAAAGCCGATTATCGGTATCAATATAGATGCAATGGAGTGGCTTAATGAAGATGAGTTGCTTTACATTTTGGGATACGAAGTCGCTCGCATCAAGAGTCAGCATATGGTTTATCACCAAATGGCATTTGTTATGCCAACTTTGAAAAATTTGTTGAGCAGTACCACATTAGGGGTCGGGGGTTTGGTAGCTAGTGGAATGGAACTGGCTTTGTATAATTGGCGAATGATGGCTAGGTTTACTGCCGATCGCGCTGGTTTGCTTGCTTGTCAGGATATTGAGGTGGCAACCACTGCGCTGATGAAACTTGCGGGTTTGCCTTCGGAGTACTTGAGTGCTACTGTAATCGAAGAGTTCGTCGCTCAAGCTCGCGAGTTTGCATCCACTAACTTTGATAATGTGGATCAGGTAACAAAAATATTAAGCTATTCAGAAAACAGGCTTTCCTGGGTAGTTATGCGGGCTGGCGAATTATTGAAATGGGTAGATTCAGGTGAATATGATAATTTAATTCAACAGAAAAGTTTAAAGACACCAGAAGAAATCGAAGGGTGGAATTTTTTGACTTCTTGGTGA
- a CDS encoding M42 family metallopeptidase — protein MSDYDNLFKIIEELVMHHSPSGVETEINRFLMQRFATLGVQVWCDRADNIIAKIPGKNPERAIAITGHKDEIGAIVKTVGDEGRVEVRRLGGSFPWVYGEGVVDLLGDTETISGVLSFGSRHVSHESPQKVQQEDTPVKWENAWIETKCSAEELEAAGIRPGTRMVIGKHRKHPVRLKNHIASYTLDNKASVAILLALAERVKQPAVDVYLVASAKEEVGAIGALFFSQNQQLDAMIALEICPLSKEYPIEDGESPVILSQDAYGIYDETLNGQLRHSAKQLDMSVQLATLSQFGSDASIAMKFGHVGRAACLAFPTQNTHGYEIAHLGAIANCIDLLQAFCESEFE, from the coding sequence ATGTCGGATTACGACAATTTATTTAAAATAATTGAAGAATTGGTAATGCACCATTCCCCTAGTGGTGTAGAAACTGAAATTAACCGATTTTTGATGCAGCGTTTTGCAACTTTGGGTGTGCAAGTGTGGTGCGATCGCGCCGATAATATTATTGCCAAAATTCCAGGGAAAAATCCAGAGCGAGCGATCGCTATCACCGGACACAAAGACGAAATCGGCGCAATTGTCAAGACTGTTGGCGATGAAGGTCGCGTGGAAGTTCGCAGATTAGGCGGTTCTTTTCCGTGGGTTTACGGCGAAGGTGTTGTAGATTTACTCGGAGATACGGAAACTATCAGCGGTGTTCTCAGCTTTGGTTCACGCCATGTTTCCCACGAGTCGCCGCAAAAAGTCCAGCAAGAAGATACACCTGTAAAATGGGAAAATGCCTGGATTGAAACGAAATGCAGCGCTGAGGAACTAGAAGCGGCGGGTATTCGACCGGGAACGAGAATGGTTATCGGCAAGCATCGCAAGCATCCAGTGCGTTTAAAAAATCACATTGCCAGTTACACTTTAGATAACAAAGCCTCTGTAGCCATTTTGCTAGCTTTGGCGGAAAGAGTCAAACAGCCAGCCGTCGATGTATATTTAGTAGCATCAGCAAAAGAAGAAGTCGGGGCAATTGGGGCATTATTTTTCAGTCAAAACCAGCAATTAGATGCAATGATTGCTTTAGAAATTTGTCCGCTATCGAAAGAATACCCAATTGAAGACGGTGAAAGTCCGGTGATACTTTCTCAGGATGCGTATGGAATTTATGATGAAACGCTCAATGGGCAACTGCGTCATAGTGCCAAGCAACTAGATATGTCGGTGCAGCTAGCGACACTGAGTCAGTTTGGTAGTGATGCTTCGATTGCGATGAAATTTGGTCATGTCGGACGTGCAGCTTGTTTAGCGTTTCCAACACAAAATACACATGGCTATGAAATTGCTCATTTGGGAGCGATCGCTAATTGTATAGATTTGTTACAAGCCTTTTGCGAATCAGAATTTGAGTGA
- a CDS encoding glycosyltransferase family 4 protein: protein MKILIQHRHYENEISGVLTYIYSIIPELQTRKIEVKTISTKQDNIAKWFSYIAWADIVHMNSNDLSFALLCKSLRKKIIIKYHYCLYQSTHTTYEPMKLTQRLKAEFKQTLPKANYPLKWKLHTFVKWARLLTRFSTAFLADYHTACSNFLGESSAFPWSVDTIYNPIQIKSTNQLKTKENLSHPYKFIFVGRLATDKGVDIFLKAARILQDEKKEFKIIIIGDGEQSQELKQLTSNLEIANKVNFLGKVAQKEVLLKVQDALALIAPSRWQDPAPYVVQEASSVQTCSIVSKMGGLPEVAGPHSLFFENEDVEELAKCMRYCLDNPDEAINRGFLSSQYVAEKFSAARAVTRLLEICSKFIPKALET from the coding sequence ATGAAAATCTTAATTCAACACCGTCATTATGAAAACGAAATCAGTGGAGTTTTAACTTATATTTATTCGATTATTCCCGAACTCCAAACTAGAAAAATAGAAGTCAAAACTATTTCTACCAAACAAGACAATATCGCAAAATGGTTTAGTTATATTGCTTGGGCAGATATAGTACATATGAATTCAAATGACTTATCTTTTGCTTTATTATGTAAATCTTTGCGAAAAAAGATAATTATTAAATATCATTATTGTCTTTATCAATCTACTCATACTACTTATGAGCCGATGAAGTTGACACAACGTTTAAAAGCCGAATTCAAACAGACATTACCGAAAGCTAACTATCCATTGAAGTGGAAATTACACACTTTTGTCAAATGGGCACGCCTATTAACTCGCTTTTCTACTGCATTCTTAGCCGATTATCATACAGCTTGCAGCAATTTTTTGGGAGAATCTTCTGCCTTTCCTTGGTCAGTCGATACTATATATAATCCGATTCAAATCAAGTCAACAAACCAACTGAAAACTAAAGAAAATTTATCTCATCCATATAAATTTATTTTTGTCGGTAGATTAGCTACAGACAAAGGCGTAGATATTTTCTTAAAAGCAGCGCGGATTTTACAAGATGAAAAGAAAGAATTTAAAATCATCATAATTGGCGATGGCGAACAATCTCAGGAATTAAAACAGCTAACGTCTAATTTAGAAATTGCCAACAAAGTTAATTTTTTAGGTAAAGTTGCTCAAAAAGAAGTACTTCTAAAAGTTCAGGATGCTTTGGCTTTAATTGCTCCTTCTCGTTGGCAAGATCCAGCACCTTATGTAGTGCAAGAAGCCTCTAGCGTTCAAACCTGCTCGATTGTCTCAAAAATGGGAGGATTGCCAGAAGTGGCAGGACCGCACAGCCTATTTTTTGAAAATGAAGATGTAGAAGAATTAGCCAAATGTATGCGATACTGCTTAGATAATCCGGATGAAGCAATTAACCGGGGTTTCCTGTCTAGCCAATACGTTGCGGAAAAGTTTTCGGCAGCGCGTGCTGTTACTCGACTGCTGGAAATTTGCTCTAAATTCATTCCTAAAGCATTGGAAACATAA
- a CDS encoding DUF456 domain-containing protein, which translates to MQIIYWLLVALMVVGIIGAVVPAIPGSSLILTAIIIWGFVSGSFAAIKIPLIVTVFVLLLSIGVDFLAGYLGAKQAGASKWGQIGAVVGLLLGFFGLLPTLPFGGPLLGILLGPLLGAIIGEYIYQRNFELAVKAGIGIVAGTLIGNLIQGVLAIAAVAVFLFTTWSQVFGA; encoded by the coding sequence ATGCAAATTATTTATTGGCTATTGGTTGCCTTGATGGTTGTGGGTATCATCGGTGCTGTGGTTCCTGCCATTCCTGGAAGTAGCTTAATTTTAACGGCAATTATCATCTGGGGATTTGTTAGCGGTTCCTTTGCGGCGATTAAGATACCACTAATTGTGACGGTTTTTGTTTTGCTTTTGAGTATCGGAGTTGATTTCTTAGCTGGCTATTTAGGCGCAAAACAAGCAGGTGCTAGTAAATGGGGGCAAATTGGAGCGGTAGTTGGTTTATTGCTGGGATTTTTTGGATTATTGCCGACTTTGCCTTTTGGAGGTCCGTTGTTAGGGATATTATTAGGACCGTTGTTAGGTGCAATTATCGGCGAGTATATATATCAACGTAACTTTGAATTAGCGGTGAAAGCTGGTATAGGTATTGTAGCAGGAACGTTAATTGGAAATTTAATTCAGGGAGTATTAGCGATCGCTGCGGTTGCCGTTTTCTTATTCACAACTTGGTCGCAGGTCTTTGGCGCGTAA
- a CDS encoding S-layer homology domain-containing protein: MVLCKRPAVFLSLAVLLSSLTACANSPVAKNLEDSLAADPRLENNSVIFDKAKQTEAQQLPQSTVKLPADFPSDIPLYTNAQLQEVTPSSNGVSTRWLSSDPSNIIEDFYRNQFQANNWQILQQPTDQQSNVFAARRNDLQVKVSIQPKSVTNPAPNQPQTNTELLIEYGGNVTATTQPTPTTTAQPTPITNNSETNNNIPQPGEPQFIGPLPPVNVASSANTPDNNKTTSEFSDLNKVSPELRQHIEDLAALGVLSVESNAAKSNTATNQFEPNKIITRREYARWLVAANNAMYANNPAKQIRLASESGQSAFSDVPKTNPDFGQIQGLAEAGLIPSPLSGDSTEVLFRPDAPLTREQLILWKLPLDTRQALPGANLEAVKQTWGFQDVGKIDPKALRAVLADFQSGEQSNIRRVFGYTTLFQPKKPVTRAEAAAALWYFGTQGDGVSASDALKLKRSPQQ; this comes from the coding sequence GTGGTGCTTTGTAAACGTCCAGCTGTATTTCTGAGTTTAGCTGTTTTACTTTCGTCGTTAACAGCTTGTGCTAACAGTCCTGTTGCCAAAAATCTTGAGGACTCTTTGGCAGCAGACCCCAGACTGGAAAACAACTCTGTTATTTTTGACAAAGCCAAGCAAACCGAAGCGCAACAACTTCCCCAATCAACAGTTAAGTTACCTGCTGATTTTCCCTCAGATATTCCGCTTTATACTAATGCCCAATTACAAGAAGTTACACCCTCAAGCAATGGTGTATCAACTCGTTGGCTGAGTTCTGACCCCAGTAATATAATTGAAGACTTTTATCGCAATCAGTTTCAGGCGAATAACTGGCAGATTTTACAACAACCTACAGACCAACAGTCTAATGTTTTTGCAGCGCGACGCAATGATTTACAAGTAAAAGTTTCCATACAGCCGAAATCTGTCACCAACCCAGCACCCAATCAACCGCAGACAAATACCGAATTGTTGATTGAGTATGGAGGTAATGTTACTGCAACAACACAACCTACGCCAACAACAACGGCACAACCTACGCCAATAACAAACAATAGCGAAACTAATAATAACATTCCCCAACCTGGCGAGCCGCAGTTTATTGGACCTCTGCCACCTGTAAATGTAGCATCATCAGCAAATACGCCAGATAATAACAAAACAACCTCGGAATTTAGCGATTTAAATAAAGTATCGCCAGAATTGCGGCAACACATCGAAGATTTGGCTGCATTAGGCGTTTTGTCTGTAGAATCAAATGCAGCTAAAAGCAATACGGCGACAAATCAGTTTGAACCGAATAAAATCATTACTCGTCGGGAATATGCTCGTTGGTTAGTAGCGGCGAATAATGCGATGTATGCTAATAATCCGGCAAAACAGATTCGCTTGGCATCAGAAAGCGGACAATCAGCTTTTAGTGATGTGCCGAAAACTAATCCTGATTTTGGACAAATTCAAGGTTTAGCGGAAGCTGGTTTGATTCCGAGTCCTTTATCTGGAGATTCTACAGAAGTTTTATTCCGTCCTGATGCACCTTTGACGCGGGAACAGTTGATTTTGTGGAAATTACCCCTAGATACCCGTCAAGCTTTACCTGGGGCAAATTTAGAAGCGGTGAAGCAAACTTGGGGTTTTCAAGATGTGGGGAAAATTGACCCGAAAGCTTTACGCGCTGTGTTAGCAGATTTCCAAAGTGGCGAACAATCGAATATTCGGCGGGTGTTTGGTTATACGACGCTGTTTCAGCCTAAAAAGCCAGTAACGCGGGCTGAAGCTGCGGCGGCTTTGTGGTATTTTGGTACTCAGGGCGATGGGGTATCGGCGAGTGATGCTTTGAAGTTAAAGCGATCGCCTCAACAATAA
- a CDS encoding CBS domain-containing protein, whose translation MPKTVADVMSRDPIVVRSETSLNEAIQILAERRISGLPVVDDAGKLVGIISETDLMWQETGVTPPAYIMFLDSVIYLQNPATYERDLHKALGQTVGEVMSKDPITISPEKSLTQAARVMHDKSVHRLPVLDESGQVIGILTRGDIVRAMAASQD comes from the coding sequence ATGCCGAAAACCGTTGCCGATGTGATGAGCCGTGACCCGATTGTCGTCCGCTCAGAAACTTCCTTAAATGAAGCGATCCAAATTCTGGCAGAACGTCGCATCAGTGGATTACCTGTTGTAGATGATGCAGGTAAGTTAGTGGGTATTATCTCGGAAACGGATTTGATGTGGCAAGAAACTGGTGTAACTCCACCGGCATACATCATGTTTCTCGATAGCGTCATCTATTTACAAAATCCTGCCACCTACGAACGTGACCTGCATAAAGCACTGGGGCAAACTGTCGGGGAAGTTATGAGCAAAGACCCCATCACTATTTCACCGGAAAAAAGTTTAACACAAGCAGCCAGAGTTATGCACGATAAAAGCGTTCACCGCTTGCCAGTGCTTGACGAATCCGGTCAAGTAATTGGTATCCTCACCCGTGGTGACATTGTTCGGGCAATGGCAGCAAGTCAAGATTAG
- the rpaB gene encoding response regulator transcription factor RpaB: MESHKEKILVVDDEASIRRILETRLSMIGYDVVTAGDGEEALDTFRKAEPDLVVLDVMMPKLDGYGVCQELRKESDVPIIMLTALGDVADRITGLELGADDYVVKPFSPKELEARIRSVLRRVDKTGASGIPSSGVIHVANIRIDTNKRQVYKGDERIRLTGMEFSLLELLVSRSGEAFSRSEILQEVWGYTPERHVDTRVVDVHISRLRAKLEDDPSNPELILTARGTGYLFQRIIEPGEE, from the coding sequence TTGGAAAGTCATAAAGAAAAAATTCTAGTAGTAGATGATGAAGCCAGTATTCGCCGGATTTTGGAAACGCGCCTTTCGATGATTGGCTACGATGTGGTGACAGCAGGCGATGGCGAAGAAGCTTTGGACACTTTTCGCAAAGCAGAACCTGACTTAGTTGTTTTGGATGTGATGATGCCAAAGCTAGATGGCTACGGTGTATGTCAAGAATTACGCAAAGAATCTGATGTACCCATTATTATGCTAACAGCTTTGGGCGATGTTGCCGATCGCATCACCGGCTTAGAGTTGGGTGCAGACGACTATGTAGTTAAACCATTTTCCCCCAAAGAACTAGAAGCTCGCATTCGCTCAGTGCTGCGACGAGTAGACAAAACAGGTGCTTCGGGAATTCCCAGTTCTGGGGTGATACATGTTGCCAATATTAGAATCGATACTAACAAGCGACAAGTATACAAAGGCGATGAGCGCATTCGCTTGACAGGTATGGAGTTTAGCTTGCTAGAGTTGTTAGTCAGCCGCTCTGGAGAAGCTTTTTCTCGTTCAGAAATTTTACAGGAAGTCTGGGGATACACACCAGAACGTCATGTAGATACGCGTGTGGTTGATGTGCATATATCCCGTTTGCGGGCAAAATTGGAAGATGACCCCAGTAATCCAGAGTTGATTCTCACCGCTCGAGGTACTGGTTATTTGTTTCAACGGATAATTGAACCGGGAGAGGAGTGA
- a CDS encoding PEP-CTERM sorting domain-containing protein (PEP-CTERM proteins occur, often in large numbers, in the proteomes of bacteria that also encode an exosortase, a predicted intramembrane cysteine proteinase. The presence of a PEP-CTERM domain at a protein's C-terminus predicts cleavage within the sorting domain, followed by covalent anchoring to some some component of the (usually Gram-negative) cell surface. Many PEP-CTERM proteins exhibit an unusual sequence composition that includes large numbers of potential glycosylation sites. Expression of one such protein has been shown restore the ability of a bacterium to form floc, a type of biofilm.), with protein sequence MKLNKQFNAIAKSVTVSNLVKEMMNYKKSFAFIGLITSSALALSSNPAQAFSFNPASTGTSADLGTCSSLGGSFTGLSASKIPSCKTADGFTLEAGPTGKNLQAKEVGGIVGVGVSDKVKKPIYVADPVHGEIDFGESIKLTLPNPKDVLKNIGLSFLYQPGVFGDKVFEQAKIVTDTGLTGYLKVTGNTSATWSFVGGGAVTNLSPSTGHGGGYYNIDNPFGDAQFTYLTLTPVTYVTDFYGNSIEALSTNTDFALAHATAVTKAVPEPTAIAGLGLVGGLLLATRRRKAIQS encoded by the coding sequence ATGAAATTAAACAAACAATTTAACGCGATCGCTAAATCAGTAACAGTATCCAACCTCGTAAAAGAAATGATGAATTACAAAAAATCCTTCGCTTTTATCGGTTTAATTACAAGCAGCGCTCTGGCTCTTTCTTCTAACCCTGCTCAAGCTTTTAGTTTCAACCCAGCTTCTACAGGTACTAGCGCAGATTTAGGAACTTGTTCTTCTTTGGGTGGTTCTTTTACAGGCTTGAGTGCTTCTAAAATACCATCCTGTAAAACTGCTGATGGTTTCACACTCGAAGCTGGACCTACAGGTAAGAATCTCCAAGCTAAGGAAGTTGGTGGAATCGTTGGTGTAGGAGTATCAGATAAAGTCAAGAAACCTATTTATGTTGCCGACCCTGTTCATGGTGAAATTGACTTTGGTGAGTCCATCAAATTGACTCTTCCAAATCCAAAAGACGTTCTCAAAAATATTGGTTTAAGTTTCTTATACCAACCCGGAGTGTTTGGAGACAAAGTATTTGAACAAGCAAAAATTGTCACTGATACTGGACTTACTGGCTATCTAAAAGTAACAGGCAATACTAGTGCAACCTGGAGTTTTGTTGGTGGTGGTGCGGTGACAAATTTAAGCCCTTCTACTGGTCACGGTGGTGGCTACTACAACATCGACAATCCTTTTGGAGATGCACAATTTACTTACTTAACCTTAACCCCTGTTACCTATGTCACAGATTTTTATGGTAATTCCATAGAAGCATTATCTACTAACACTGACTTTGCTCTAGCTCATGCAACAGCAGTCACAAAAGCAGTTCCCGAACCAACAGCGATCGCTGGTTTAGGTTTAGTTGGTGGATTGCTGCTAGCAACTCGTCGTCGTAAAGCTATCCAATCTTAA
- a CDS encoding SGNH/GDSL hydrolase family protein has product MKKELVATGFAVFCFTLPQKAIAAKFDALYVFGDSLSDTGNTFAATQGQIPVPTVNNSDRPAYISGRFSNGPIWVDYFGSQINQPGLTPTPFVALLANPNTIPQDGVNFALGGAQTGIVSSFPGFQDNIPGVLGQVGLLRQNLPVDPNALYSVFGGANDYFNGNTNVNQVVQNLTNSIGSLAQGGAKNFLVFNLPNLGDSPFGKRSGFTDQLNQLTQAHNQQLASAISSLRISNPDLNIYSVDINSLFNTVRATPAKFGFKDVTNPCVTGNFQQVTNICDNPDDFLFFDSVHPSSRTHNLIAKAALAAVNGKTIPEPSAALGILALGALGAAKVLKRKSTSINRVVEAASKIR; this is encoded by the coding sequence ATGAAAAAAGAACTAGTAGCTACAGGATTTGCCGTTTTCTGTTTCACCTTGCCGCAAAAAGCGATCGCTGCCAAATTTGATGCGCTTTATGTATTCGGTGATAGCCTCTCTGATACGGGTAATACTTTTGCAGCTACACAAGGACAAATACCCGTCCCTACAGTCAATAATTCAGATCGTCCGGCTTATATTTCCGGACGTTTTTCTAACGGTCCAATTTGGGTAGATTATTTCGGTTCGCAGATAAATCAACCAGGATTAACACCGACACCTTTTGTTGCTCTTTTAGCTAATCCGAATACTATTCCCCAAGATGGTGTTAACTTCGCTTTAGGTGGCGCTCAAACAGGTATAGTTAGCTCGTTTCCCGGTTTTCAAGATAACATACCCGGAGTGCTGGGGCAAGTTGGTTTGTTGAGGCAAAATTTGCCAGTAGATCCAAATGCTCTTTACTCTGTGTTTGGTGGGGCAAATGATTATTTCAATGGTAATACAAACGTTAATCAAGTAGTCCAAAATTTAACTAATTCAATCGGCTCTCTCGCTCAAGGAGGAGCGAAAAATTTCCTAGTATTTAACTTACCTAATTTGGGCGACAGTCCCTTTGGAAAAAGATCAGGCTTTACCGATCAATTAAATCAATTGACACAAGCCCATAATCAGCAATTGGCATCAGCTATCAGCAGTCTTCGTATCAGCAATCCTGATTTAAATATCTATTCTGTTGACATTAATAGCCTCTTTAATACAGTAAGAGCTACTCCAGCTAAATTTGGTTTCAAGGATGTAACAAATCCTTGTGTAACAGGTAACTTTCAGCAAGTCACAAATATCTGTGATAATCCAGATGATTTCTTGTTCTTTGATAGCGTCCATCCCTCCTCACGGACTCATAACTTAATCGCAAAAGCAGCACTGGCAGCGGTTAATGGTAAAACCATTCCCGAACCTTCGGCAGCGTTGGGGATATTAGCGCTTGGTGCTTTGGGTGCAGCGAAAGTGTTGAAGCGGAAATCAACTTCAATAAATCGGGTTGTTGAGGCAGCATCTAAAATCAGATAA
- a CDS encoding cofactor assembly of complex C subunit B, translating to MTTDPNRVLRRLPIVVGGLGAILLLINRLLTPELTQSQSRGDVLGVILSAVLILTGLIWQQVQPRSPDTVELIGEEGFILAPDLPEAVKTELAWASHLLLTNTVTRSLIVFFQGKVLLRRGILATKSSVTPGPILKRVLETQKAVYLVALKVYPGKVEFDYLPENTQGVICQPIGNQGVLILAANAPRSYTKQDEKWIAGIADKLAVTLSSNL from the coding sequence ATGACCACCGATCCGAATCGAGTTCTGCGGCGTCTACCCATCGTTGTTGGTGGTTTAGGCGCTATACTTTTGTTGATTAACCGTTTGTTGACACCAGAACTAACTCAGTCTCAATCGCGTGGGGATGTGCTGGGTGTGATTTTGAGTGCGGTTTTAATTTTAACGGGTTTAATTTGGCAGCAGGTACAGCCGCGATCGCCTGATACTGTAGAATTAATCGGCGAAGAAGGTTTTATACTTGCGCCCGATTTACCGGAAGCTGTCAAAACCGAATTAGCTTGGGCATCTCATTTATTGTTGACTAATACAGTCACGCGATCGCTTATAGTTTTTTTTCAAGGTAAAGTTTTGTTGCGTCGCGGCATTCTTGCTACTAAATCGTCAGTCACACCAGGACCCATTTTAAAGCGAGTACTCGAAACGCAAAAAGCAGTTTATTTAGTGGCTCTAAAAGTATACCCAGGAAAAGTTGAATTTGATTATTTGCCAGAAAACACTCAAGGTGTAATTTGTCAACCAATCGGCAATCAAGGAGTTTTGATTTTAGCAGCGAATGCTCCTCGCAGTTATACCAAACAAGATGAAAAATGGATTGCCGGTATTGCTGACAAATTAGCTGTTACTCTGAGTTCTAATTTGTAA